One window of Tepidanaerobacter acetatoxydans Re1 genomic DNA carries:
- a CDS encoding spore coat associated protein CotJA, whose protein sequence is MSVPEDVGKEKGLLAAYKLAEVYIPIQVYGETFDPKAALMRGTLFPELYRPYPVRPKV, encoded by the coding sequence ATGTCAGTACCTGAAGATGTTGGTAAGGAAAAAGGGTTATTGGCTGCCTATAAACTTGCCGAAGTTTATATTCCCATTCAAGTTTACGGAGAAACCTTTGACCCAAAGGCAGCATTAATGCGCGGGACATTGTTCCCTGAATTATATAGACCCTATCCCGTAAGACCTAAAGTATAG
- a CDS encoding spore coat protein CotJB, with the protein MYSKDMINLLKEIMAVDFVLYELGLFLDTHPNEKRALEDHNSFTKKSYQLKTVYEEKYGPLHINSISGFPYQYINEPWPWEIQYLGRESDVVL; encoded by the coding sequence ATGTATTCAAAAGATATGATAAATCTTTTAAAAGAAATCATGGCGGTAGACTTTGTGCTCTATGAATTGGGGCTTTTCTTGGATACCCATCCGAACGAAAAAAGAGCTTTAGAAGATCATAATAGTTTCACAAAAAAATCTTATCAGCTAAAAACCGTCTATGAAGAAAAGTATGGTCCCTTGCATATCAATTCGATATCAGGGTTTCCATATCAGTATATAAATGAACCTTGGCCATGGGAAATACAATATTTAGGGAGGGAAAGCGATGTGGTATTATGA
- a CDS encoding manganese catalase family protein yields the protein MWYYEKKLQYPANVSRTDLGMAKFLYAQYGGPDSELSAAVRYLTQRYTMPIPQAKAVLTDIGTEEFAHWEIIGTLIYKLTDGATPEQMRRAGLGDYYAQHDNALYPADAAGVPWTAAYIQSTGDPITDLHEDMAAEQKARTTYEHLINLTDDPGIIAALSFLREREVVHFQRFGETLMLVREYLNKKHVY from the coding sequence ATGTGGTATTATGAGAAAAAACTTCAATATCCTGCCAATGTTTCGCGTACAGATTTAGGCATGGCCAAATTTCTTTACGCTCAGTATGGAGGCCCCGATAGCGAACTTTCCGCTGCTGTAAGATATCTAACTCAGCGCTACACCATGCCGATACCGCAGGCTAAAGCCGTATTAACAGATATAGGCACTGAAGAATTTGCCCACTGGGAAATTATCGGTACACTGATATATAAGCTTACTGACGGTGCTACTCCTGAACAAATGAGGAGAGCCGGTTTAGGCGATTATTACGCCCAGCACGATAATGCCCTTTACCCTGCTGATGCGGCAGGAGTTCCATGGACCGCTGCATATATACAGTCAACAGGAGATCCAATAACTGACTTGCACGAAGACATGGCAGCTGAACAAAAAGCCCGAACTACCTATGAACACTTAATAAATCTGACAGATGATCCAGGTATAATTGCTGCCCTCTCATTTTTGAGAGAAAGAGAAGTCGTTCATTTTCAACGTTTTGGGGAGACACTGATGCTCGTAAGGGAATACTTGAATAAAAAACATGTATATTAA
- a CDS encoding RnfABCDGE type electron transport complex subunit B, with product MADIIITSVISMGGLGLLLGGGLALASKKLAVETDPRVDAIIEALPGANCGACGYPGCSGLAKAIVEGKAPVNTCPVGGAPVAEKIAKIMGMDEAIASTERKVARVLCQGGKTEAKLKSEYHGIKTCKAASMINNGPKACPFACIGFGDCKKVCPVGAITMSENGLPNVNEQKCIGCSLCVQECPKDVLALIPEKNEVRVSCRATMKAKDTRAVCSIGCIACKQCEKVCPFDAIHVNNNVAAIDYEKCRNCMLCVEKCPTGTITSIFAERKKAVIIEEKCIGCTLCAKNCPVNAISGEVKKVHKVDQDICIGCGICQEKCRKDAIKMVRNGQKDISNCDTCTAVK from the coding sequence ATGGCGGATATAATAATAACTTCCGTAATAAGCATGGGCGGTTTGGGTTTGTTATTGGGCGGAGGGCTTGCTCTTGCGTCTAAAAAGCTGGCTGTAGAGACAGACCCGAGAGTTGATGCCATAATTGAGGCCTTGCCCGGAGCTAACTGTGGTGCATGCGGATACCCCGGCTGTTCAGGTTTGGCTAAAGCAATTGTGGAAGGTAAGGCTCCAGTTAATACTTGTCCTGTTGGAGGCGCACCTGTTGCTGAAAAAATAGCAAAAATCATGGGTATGGATGAGGCTATAGCTTCAACGGAGAGAAAGGTAGCCAGAGTTTTATGCCAAGGAGGAAAGACCGAAGCTAAGCTTAAATCTGAGTATCATGGAATAAAAACATGCAAAGCTGCATCTATGATAAACAACGGTCCTAAGGCATGCCCATTTGCATGTATAGGATTTGGTGATTGTAAAAAAGTTTGTCCTGTTGGTGCCATAACTATGAGTGAGAATGGTCTTCCAAATGTAAATGAACAAAAATGCATTGGCTGCAGCCTTTGTGTGCAAGAATGTCCAAAGGATGTTTTGGCTTTGATTCCTGAAAAAAATGAGGTTCGTGTAAGCTGCCGAGCTACCATGAAAGCAAAAGACACCAGAGCCGTATGCAGTATTGGATGTATAGCTTGCAAACAATGCGAGAAAGTATGCCCGTTTGATGCCATACATGTTAACAATAATGTAGCAGCGATTGACTATGAGAAATGCCGTAATTGCATGTTGTGTGTAGAAAAATGCCCTACCGGAACTATAACATCGATTTTTGCCGAACGAAAAAAGGCCGTTATTATAGAAGAAAAATGCATCGGGTGTACACTATGTGCAAAAAATTGCCCGGTGAATGCAATTTCAGGCGAGGTAAAAAAGGTGCATAAAGTCGATCAAGATATATGTATCGGTTGTGGCATCTGTCAAGAGAAATGCCGCAAAGATGCCATCAAAATGGTAAGAAATGGCCAAAAAGATATAAGTAATTGTGATACTTGTACTGCTGTAAAATGA
- the rsxA gene encoding electron transport complex subunit RsxA, which produces MAKELFFIIIGSIFVNNFVFSRFLGNCPFLGVSNKTETAIGMGIATTFVLTMTAVAAYFIQNYVLAPFGLEPFLQIVSFILVIASLVQLVEMVILKVSPALYNAFGIFLPLITTNCIVMAVALLIPMNNYNLIKSIALGLGAGLGFTLALALMSGIREDLEFADVPEALRGPAIVFITAGLLSLIFLGFTGLVPLA; this is translated from the coding sequence ATGGCAAAAGAATTGTTTTTTATTATAATAGGTTCAATTTTTGTTAACAATTTTGTATTTTCAAGATTTCTGGGAAACTGTCCCTTTCTCGGTGTTTCAAATAAAACTGAGACTGCCATAGGAATGGGCATAGCAACAACCTTTGTTTTGACTATGACGGCAGTAGCAGCTTATTTTATACAAAACTATGTATTAGCACCTTTTGGGCTAGAACCCTTTTTGCAGATAGTTTCCTTTATCTTAGTAATAGCGTCACTGGTGCAGCTGGTGGAAATGGTAATATTAAAAGTCAGTCCGGCCTTATATAATGCATTTGGCATTTTCTTGCCTTTAATAACCACCAACTGTATAGTAATGGCAGTGGCTCTCCTGATACCAATGAACAATTACAATCTTATAAAAAGCATTGCACTTGGTTTAGGAGCTGGTTTGGGATTTACATTGGCTCTAGCATTGATGTCCGGTATTCGCGAAGATTTAGAGTTTGCGGATGTCCCGGAAGCTTTAAGAGGGCCGGCCATAGTTTTTATTACGGCAGGCCTGCTGTCTTTAATATTTTTAGGATTTACGGGACTTGTTCCATTAGCATAA
- the rsxE gene encoding electron transport complex subunit RsxE, protein MQLFKDFINGIWNENPIFRMVIGICSALAVTTAANNGIAMGMALTFVLTCSSILISLLRNIIPAKVRIPCYIIVVATFTTVVDLFMKAYFPSLYEVMGIFIPLIVVNCIVLARAEAFASKVGPVRATADALGMGLGYTWAITLISMIRELMGAGTLFGYPIMGEGFTPWTIMIMPPGAFIVMGILVGLMNMITRKQVE, encoded by the coding sequence ATGCAATTATTTAAGGATTTTATTAACGGTATATGGAATGAAAATCCAATATTTAGGATGGTCATAGGAATTTGTTCTGCATTGGCTGTAACCACTGCCGCAAACAACGGCATTGCAATGGGTATGGCACTGACTTTTGTGCTGACATGTTCTAGCATATTAATATCATTACTTAGAAATATAATTCCTGCGAAGGTTAGAATACCCTGTTATATTATAGTAGTTGCAACCTTTACTACAGTTGTCGACCTTTTTATGAAAGCATATTTTCCATCATTATATGAGGTTATGGGAATATTCATTCCTCTCATTGTAGTAAACTGCATTGTCTTGGCACGAGCCGAAGCCTTTGCATCAAAGGTGGGACCTGTTCGAGCCACGGCCGATGCTTTAGGGATGGGTTTAGGCTACACATGGGCTATTACCTTAATCAGTATGATAAGAGAATTGATGGGAGCAGGGACGCTATTTGGTTATCCTATAATGGGAGAAGGATTTACTCCTTGGACAATTATGATAATGCCTCCCGGTGCCTTTATCGTAATGGGTATATTGGTGGGATTAATGAATATGATTACCAGAAAGCAAGTTGAATAA
- a CDS encoding RnfABCDGE type electron transport complex subunit G, with translation MNQYAKMIIVLMIISIASGAVLALSYEVTNPKIQEQARQKLEQSVLKVIPGAAKMEVVQKEDMTIYLGLDEQGNKKGIAFKAVGSGFNGAIELMVGYNPSEGKLTGVEVLSMSETPGLGAKIKEEAFTKQFNGKSVEDKFIAKEDVQAISGATISSTAVAKAVKTSLDNVVKIYPVGGDF, from the coding sequence ATGAATCAGTATGCAAAAATGATTATAGTGCTTATGATTATTTCTATTGCATCTGGAGCTGTGCTGGCATTATCCTATGAAGTAACGAATCCGAAAATTCAGGAACAGGCAAGGCAAAAATTAGAACAATCGGTGCTTAAAGTAATTCCGGGTGCTGCAAAGATGGAAGTAGTCCAAAAAGAAGACATGACAATTTATTTAGGCCTTGATGAACAGGGCAACAAGAAGGGGATTGCATTTAAAGCTGTCGGTTCGGGTTTTAATGGGGCTATTGAGCTGATGGTGGGTTATAACCCTTCGGAAGGCAAGCTTACAGGTGTAGAAGTTCTTTCAATGAGTGAAACCCCTGGTCTTGGTGCAAAAATAAAGGAAGAGGCTTTCACAAAACAGTTTAATGGGAAATCAGTAGAAGATAAATTCATTGCCAAAGAAGATGTGCAGGCAATATCAGGTGCCACAATATCTTCCACAGCCGTAGCAAAGGCAGTTAAAACTTCACTGGATAATGTTGTGAAAATATATCCTGTGGGAGGCGATTTCTAG
- a CDS encoding RnfABCDGE type electron transport complex subunit D, protein MDDYRLITTSSPHIHSGESVSGIMFSVAIALLLPTFAGIYYFGFRALALVIITSLSAILTEAVFQKLRNKPITITDGSALVTGMLLALNLPPGLPYWMAVVGAVAAIALGKQIYGGLGSNPFNPALIGRVFLMISFTTPMTTWINPVDGTTGATPLSLMKMQGITTDYTKLFFGNVGGSLGETCALLIIIGGMYLIFKGYVDWKIPASYLGTVAILSVILGQDPIFNLLSGGLMLGAFFMATDMVTTPLSGPGKLIFGIGAGLLTVIIRFYGGYPEGVSFSILLMNAFTPLINRFTVPKIYGEVKAK, encoded by the coding sequence ATGGATGATTATAGGTTAATTACCACGTCTTCTCCTCATATACATTCGGGAGAAAGTGTTTCGGGAATAATGTTCAGTGTAGCAATAGCATTATTATTGCCTACCTTTGCCGGAATATATTATTTCGGCTTCCGAGCCTTAGCTCTTGTTATTATAACTAGTCTTTCGGCAATATTAACTGAAGCTGTATTCCAAAAGCTGAGGAATAAGCCTATTACTATAACAGACGGCAGTGCCTTGGTAACCGGTATGCTATTAGCTCTTAATTTACCGCCGGGTCTGCCTTATTGGATGGCTGTAGTTGGTGCGGTAGCAGCAATCGCTTTGGGAAAACAGATTTATGGTGGTTTAGGCTCAAATCCGTTTAATCCTGCTCTTATCGGCAGAGTATTTTTAATGATATCATTTACAACTCCGATGACTACATGGATAAATCCTGTTGATGGTACTACGGGAGCAACTCCGCTTTCACTGATGAAGATGCAGGGAATCACAACGGATTATACAAAGCTCTTTTTCGGGAATGTAGGAGGTTCTCTGGGAGAAACTTGCGCATTGCTTATTATTATTGGTGGTATGTACCTTATATTTAAGGGGTATGTTGATTGGAAAATACCGGCGAGCTATCTGGGAACCGTAGCGATTCTATCGGTAATCCTTGGTCAAGATCCCATTTTCAATTTGCTTTCAGGAGGCCTTATGCTCGGAGCTTTCTTTATGGCAACGGATATGGTAACAACACCGCTGAGCGGGCCTGGTAAACTCATTTTTGGTATTGGTGCGGGTTTGTTGACAGTAATTATAAGATTTTACGGAGGATATCCTGAAGGCGTATCTTTTTCCATTCTTTTGATGAATGCTTTTACCCCATTGATAAATCGCTTTACTGTACCTAAAATCTATGGGGAGGTGAAAGCCAAATGA
- the rsxC gene encoding electron transport complex subunit RsxC: protein MLKTFKGGIHPPYNKDLTKNKPIEKAVLPKKVTIPMGMHIGAPCEPIVKVGDLVKKGQKIGEAKAFVSAPVHASVSGKVVAVEPRSWPGGGLMMSVVIESDGKDELFEGVVPSKPIEQLTQDEIKNLIREAGITGLGGAGFPTQVKLSVPPEKNIDTIIVNAAECEPYITADHRLLLERPEDVIFGLEAIMKATGVKKSFIGIEDNKPDAIDSISKAIAGKKGIEVVVLATKYPQGGEKQLIKAVTGREVPSGGLPMDVGVIVNNAGTCAAIASALKTGMPLIERITTVTGSGIKEPKNLLIRIGTSLIDIIEQCGGFKGIPGKVLMGGPMMGLAQSELDVPAIKGTSGILVLEKSDVKLFEPSPCIRCARCVDACPINLLPTNLAKFTERGMWAEAENYHALDCIECGCCSYVCPAHIPLTQHIRVAKSHIIALKKKNK from the coding sequence ATGCTTAAAACCTTCAAAGGAGGTATACATCCTCCGTATAATAAAGATTTAACAAAAAATAAACCAATTGAAAAGGCTGTCCTGCCTAAGAAGGTTACAATTCCTATGGGCATGCATATAGGTGCTCCATGTGAGCCGATAGTAAAAGTCGGAGATTTGGTTAAGAAAGGTCAAAAGATTGGCGAGGCAAAAGCTTTTGTGTCAGCACCTGTTCATGCCAGTGTTTCGGGGAAAGTAGTTGCTGTAGAACCTAGGTCTTGGCCGGGTGGAGGACTAATGATGTCGGTTGTTATCGAATCTGACGGAAAAGACGAATTATTTGAAGGTGTAGTACCTTCTAAACCAATCGAACAATTGACACAGGATGAGATAAAAAACCTTATAAGAGAAGCCGGAATAACAGGTCTTGGCGGTGCCGGTTTCCCTACTCAGGTCAAATTATCTGTACCTCCAGAAAAGAATATTGATACTATTATTGTAAATGCTGCCGAATGTGAGCCATACATTACGGCAGACCATAGATTGTTACTTGAACGCCCTGAAGATGTCATATTTGGTCTTGAGGCCATTATGAAGGCAACGGGTGTCAAAAAAAGCTTCATAGGAATAGAAGACAATAAACCGGATGCGATAGATTCAATCAGCAAAGCAATTGCAGGTAAGAAAGGTATTGAAGTAGTGGTCTTAGCTACTAAATACCCACAAGGAGGCGAAAAACAGCTAATAAAAGCTGTTACCGGTCGAGAAGTTCCTTCAGGCGGTCTGCCTATGGATGTAGGGGTTATCGTAAACAATGCAGGGACATGTGCGGCTATTGCAAGTGCATTGAAGACCGGCATGCCTTTGATTGAAAGGATAACTACGGTAACCGGCTCAGGAATAAAGGAGCCTAAGAACCTTTTAATAAGGATTGGGACTTCCTTGATAGATATTATTGAACAGTGCGGTGGTTTTAAAGGCATACCGGGTAAAGTTCTTATGGGAGGTCCTATGATGGGATTGGCTCAATCTGAGCTTGATGTGCCGGCGATAAAAGGTACTTCAGGTATATTAGTCTTGGAAAAGTCGGATGTTAAGTTATTTGAACCTTCGCCCTGCATACGATGTGCCCGATGCGTTGATGCATGTCCCATAAATCTTTTGCCGACAAATCTTGCTAAATTTACTGAAAGAGGCATGTGGGCAGAAGCAGAAAATTACCATGCATTAGATTGCATCGAGTGCGGATGCTGCTCATACGTATGCCCGGCTCATATACCATTAACTCAGCATATAAGAGTTGCCAAGAGTCATATTATAGCATTGAAGAAGAAAAATAAATAA
- a CDS encoding formate/nitrite transporter family protein: MNNFYSPKEVAEVYDNISVSKAKNSITNLFILGVLAGIYIAFAGFASQTISYAIKNPGLSKFASGAVFPVGLILVVLAGAELFTGNNLMIIGLMDKKISFSELLRNWIVVYIANFIGSVLFAFLVSRSGLFDSAGGLLGAAAIKTAIAKVSLPFSQALIRGLLCNIMVVLAVWMATAAKDIVSKISAIWFPIMLFVMSGFEHSVANMYFIPAGIFAKSNADYLKAGQIAAASLGKLNLSGLLANLVPVTVGNILGGAIIIGLSYWYVYRYTPDKMNFKK, translated from the coding sequence ATGAATAATTTTTATAGTCCTAAAGAAGTAGCAGAGGTATATGACAATATTTCTGTAAGTAAAGCAAAAAATTCTATAACCAACTTATTTATTTTAGGGGTTTTAGCTGGAATTTATATAGCTTTTGCAGGTTTTGCATCGCAAACCATATCTTATGCTATTAAAAATCCTGGCTTATCTAAATTTGCTAGCGGAGCGGTGTTCCCAGTAGGATTAATTCTTGTTGTACTTGCCGGAGCAGAGCTTTTTACCGGCAACAATCTGATGATAATCGGACTTATGGATAAAAAAATAAGTTTCAGTGAACTTCTCAGAAATTGGATTGTAGTATACATAGCAAACTTTATAGGATCAGTTCTGTTTGCATTTTTGGTCAGCCGCAGCGGCCTTTTTGACAGTGCCGGTGGGCTTTTGGGTGCAGCCGCAATCAAGACAGCTATTGCTAAAGTTTCATTACCTTTTAGTCAAGCGTTGATTAGGGGGTTGTTGTGCAATATTATGGTAGTTTTAGCTGTTTGGATGGCAACTGCCGCTAAAGATATTGTAAGTAAAATTTCTGCTATCTGGTTTCCTATTATGCTTTTCGTAATGTCCGGTTTTGAACACAGTGTTGCTAACATGTATTTTATACCGGCAGGCATTTTTGCTAAATCAAATGCAGATTATCTTAAAGCAGGTCAAATTGCGGCGGCATCTCTTGGTAAATTAAATTTGAGCGGACTTTTGGCAAATCTGGTTCCCGTTACTGTCGGAAATATTTTAGGCGGGGCTATCATAATCGGCTTGTCTTATTGGTATGTTTATAGATATACTCCTGATAAAATGAATTTTAAAAAGTAA
- a CDS encoding NADH-dependent [FeFe] hydrogenase, group A6 encodes MDMVTLTIDGIKVQAPKDATVLEAARKAGIRIPTLCFLKGVNEIGACRMCVVEVKGAKSLQTACVLPVSDGMEVITNSAAVRESRKVTLELLLSDHNLECPTCIRNLNCELQKLSEELGVQAIRYPGEKSKAQYDDFSPSIVRDTSKCILCRRCVSTCHKVQGVGVISPNYRGFNTVIAPVYDMSLSEVSCVNCGQCIMACPVGALKEKDDTDKVWKALADPEKYVIVQTAPAIRVSLGEEFGGELGTIVTKKLPAALRRLGFDKVFDTDFSADLTILEEGSEFLDRLQNGGKLPLITSCSPGWIKFCEHYYPEFLDNLSTCKSPQQMFGALVKTYYAEKMGIDPSKIFSVSIMPCTAKKYECKRPEMFSSGYQDVDVALTTRELSRMLKEAGINPNKLPDEEFDEPLGISTGAGAIFGATGGVMEAALRTVYEIVTKKELKNIDFTEVRGVEGVKEATIDIEGIKVNIAVAHGLSNARAVLDRVKNGEANYHFIEIMACPGGCVGGGGQPILSADERWEADYREERAKAIYEVDRNMPLRKSHENPAVKALYKEFLGEPLGEKSHELLHTHYTKRELYPATKQ; translated from the coding sequence ATGGATATGGTGACATTGACGATAGACGGTATAAAAGTGCAAGCTCCAAAAGATGCTACAGTGCTTGAGGCTGCCCGAAAAGCCGGAATCAGAATTCCTACACTTTGCTTTTTAAAAGGAGTAAACGAAATAGGTGCCTGCCGAATGTGTGTTGTAGAAGTAAAAGGAGCTAAGTCATTACAGACAGCTTGTGTTTTACCTGTGTCGGATGGTATGGAGGTTATTACCAATTCAGCGGCTGTAAGAGAGTCGCGAAAAGTAACTTTAGAATTGCTGCTTTCAGACCATAATTTAGAATGTCCGACATGTATAAGAAATCTCAATTGCGAGCTTCAGAAGTTGTCGGAAGAGCTTGGTGTTCAAGCAATAAGGTATCCCGGTGAAAAAAGCAAAGCACAATATGATGATTTTTCACCTTCTATAGTAAGGGATACATCAAAATGCATTTTGTGCAGAAGGTGTGTAAGCACATGCCATAAAGTGCAGGGCGTAGGTGTTATATCCCCTAACTACCGTGGATTCAATACTGTAATTGCACCGGTATACGACATGAGCCTCAGTGAAGTTTCGTGTGTTAATTGCGGTCAGTGCATAATGGCATGCCCGGTCGGTGCTTTAAAAGAAAAAGACGATACAGATAAAGTTTGGAAAGCTTTAGCTGACCCTGAAAAATATGTTATAGTTCAAACTGCACCAGCTATTAGGGTATCATTAGGTGAAGAATTCGGTGGGGAATTGGGCACTATTGTTACTAAGAAATTACCGGCAGCCTTGAGAAGACTCGGCTTCGACAAGGTCTTTGATACGGACTTTTCTGCTGACCTTACTATTTTAGAAGAAGGTTCGGAATTTCTGGATAGACTGCAAAACGGCGGTAAACTTCCGCTTATCACATCATGCAGTCCCGGCTGGATTAAGTTCTGCGAGCACTACTATCCTGAATTTCTTGACAATCTTTCTACATGCAAGTCACCGCAGCAAATGTTTGGAGCTCTTGTTAAGACCTATTATGCGGAAAAAATGGGAATAGATCCATCGAAGATTTTCTCAGTTTCCATTATGCCGTGTACTGCAAAAAAATATGAATGTAAGCGTCCAGAAATGTTCTCCAGCGGATATCAAGATGTAGATGTAGCACTGACTACCCGTGAACTTTCAAGGATGCTTAAAGAAGCCGGAATAAACCCAAACAAGCTACCGGATGAAGAATTTGACGAACCATTGGGAATATCTACGGGAGCCGGTGCCATATTTGGAGCTACCGGTGGTGTTATGGAAGCTGCCTTAAGGACCGTTTATGAAATAGTAACAAAGAAGGAATTGAAAAATATAGATTTTACAGAAGTTAGAGGTGTTGAAGGAGTAAAAGAAGCTACCATCGATATAGAAGGCATTAAGGTTAATATTGCGGTAGCACACGGCCTATCCAATGCCAGGGCTGTTTTGGATAGGGTAAAAAATGGTGAAGCAAACTATCATTTTATAGAAATTATGGCCTGTCCAGGAGGATGCGTTGGAGGTGGAGGCCAGCCTATACTAAGCGCCGATGAACGCTGGGAAGCCGACTATAGAGAAGAAAGAGCAAAGGCTATATATGAGGTTGACCGTAATATGCCGCTGAGAAAATCTCATGAAAATCCAGCAGTCAAGGCTTTGTATAAAGAGTTTTTGGGAGAGCCTCTTGGTGAAAAATCACATGAGTTACTTCATACACACTATACAAAGCGCGAATTATATCCTGCAACTAAACAGTAA
- the nuoF gene encoding NADH-quinone oxidoreductase subunit NuoF encodes MEIYRAHVLVCKGTGCVASGSEPIMEAFEKEIEKKGLSKEVKVVQTGCLGLCELGPNVLIYPEGSYYCTVKAEDVPEIVEEHLLKGRIVERLLYKERDTKERYRSLMDIDFYKRQKRIALRHCGLINPEIIEEYIANDGYRALAKALTEMTPQQVIDEVKQSGLRGRGGGGFSTGTKWQFAANAQGDIKYVVCNADEGDPGAFMDRSILEGDPHTVLEAMEIAGYAIGASEGYIYVRAEYPIAVKRLEIAIEQARNHGLLGKNILGTDFSFDIFIRLGSGAFVCGEETALLASVEGRRGEPRPRPPFPANKGLWDKPTIINNVETYANVPEIILKGAKWFSSVGSEKSKGTKVFAVGGKINHTGLVEIPMGTTLKEVIYDICGGIPNNKKFKAVQTGGPSGGCLPASLLDMPIEYDTLIQAGSMMGSGGMIVMDEDNCMVDIAKFFLTFTQEESCGKCPPCRIGTKRMLEILERITNGEGEEGDIELLENLANSIKASALCGLGQTAPNPVLSTIRYFRDEYEAHIKDKKCPAGACKALVHYEIIADKCKGCGMCLKVCPTQAISGERRQPHKIDTDKCIKCNSCFDRCPFGAIVKI; translated from the coding sequence ATGGAAATATACAGGGCTCATGTTCTGGTCTGCAAAGGCACCGGATGTGTAGCTTCCGGCAGTGAACCCATAATGGAAGCTTTTGAAAAAGAAATCGAAAAGAAAGGGCTTTCTAAAGAAGTAAAAGTAGTTCAGACAGGCTGTTTAGGCCTTTGTGAACTGGGACCTAATGTGCTTATTTATCCGGAGGGAAGTTATTACTGCACAGTAAAAGCGGAAGATGTGCCGGAAATTGTTGAAGAGCATTTGTTAAAAGGCCGTATTGTTGAACGCCTTTTATATAAAGAACGAGATACAAAAGAGCGCTATCGTTCTTTGATGGATATTGATTTTTATAAAAGACAAAAGCGCATTGCGCTAAGGCATTGCGGACTCATTAATCCGGAGATAATTGAGGAATACATTGCAAATGACGGTTACAGAGCTTTAGCCAAGGCATTAACCGAAATGACTCCACAGCAAGTAATCGATGAAGTAAAACAGTCCGGGCTAAGAGGCCGCGGAGGCGGAGGATTTTCAACAGGAACTAAATGGCAGTTTGCTGCAAATGCTCAAGGCGACATAAAATATGTGGTATGTAATGCCGATGAAGGAGACCCGGGGGCTTTCATGGATCGCAGTATATTAGAAGGCGATCCGCATACGGTGCTGGAAGCCATGGAGATTGCAGGATATGCCATTGGAGCAAGTGAAGGCTATATATATGTAAGGGCAGAGTATCCCATAGCCGTAAAACGTCTGGAAATAGCTATTGAACAAGCTAGAAACCACGGCCTGTTAGGTAAAAACATTCTGGGAACAGATTTTAGTTTTGACATCTTTATAAGACTTGGCTCAGGAGCTTTTGTATGCGGTGAAGAAACGGCACTACTTGCTTCTGTTGAAGGGCGCCGCGGTGAGCCGAGACCCAGGCCGCCGTTTCCGGCAAATAAAGGACTTTGGGATAAACCCACAATTATAAATAATGTTGAAACATATGCCAATGTACCCGAAATCATTCTCAAAGGTGCAAAGTGGTTTTCAAGTGTAGGATCTGAGAAAAGCAAGGGAACTAAAGTATTTGCTGTGGGCGGTAAAATCAATCATACAGGTCTTGTAGAGATTCCCATGGGAACTACGCTTAAAGAAGTTATTTACGATATTTGCGGCGGTATACCGAATAATAAAAAATTCAAGGCAGTTCAAACCGGAGGTCCTTCCGGCGGATGTCTGCCTGCATCTCTTCTAGATATGCCCATTGAGTATGATACACTGATTCAAGCAGGCTCGATGATGGGTTCAGGCGGAATGATCGTCATGGATGAAGACAACTGTATGGTGGATATAGCTAAATTCTTTTTAACCTTTACCCAAGAAGAATCCTGCGGCAAATGCCCGCCTTGCAGGATTGGAACTAAGCGAATGCTGGAAATTCTTGAAAGGATAACCAACGGTGAGGGAGAAGAAGGAGATATAGAACTTTTGGAAAATCTAGCCAATAGTATAAAGGCTTCTGCATTGTGCGGTCTTGGTCAAACAGCTCCCAATCCGGTGTTGTCCACAATTAGGTACTTCAGAGATGAATATGAAGCACATATTAAAGATAAAAAATGCCCTGCCGGTGCCTGTAAGGCTTTAGTGCATTACGAAATCATAGCTGATAAATGCAAAGGCTGCGGAATGTGTCTAAAAGTTTGTCCTACTCAAGCGATCAGCGGAGAAAGAAGGCAGCCTCATAAAATAGATACAGACAAGTGTATAAAATGTAACAGTTGTTTTGACAGATGCCCGTTTGGTGCCATTGTTAAAATATAG